The proteins below come from a single Chryseobacterium bernardetii genomic window:
- a CDS encoding Tc toxin subunit A-related protein — protein MKTKQLIHKFYEANPDIDLLRANLHLEDTLASIKIPKTKSRAAATDMVEQLKQIARVVRLHPEAQMGNKLTADAIVTLYEKFDGLNSAHDIARQSGEVFVKQYTDAFGCPEVASEIYQRATEVTNNVANLTNAILNMSTPLSKAISTSSVSEEVTGYFTGLVGYQELFGSLNYCDCPECKSVLGPAAYFADLMRIVQKYITEPNTTTIPHASTLAVRRPDLGTIPLTCEKTNTIVPYLQIIIERLEQSLSTSWKIAGTTDLYKQLAATYYPFNLPFLQPLSSIRIYLKELKTTLAEVFACQQLTGPQLAAEQLQTTLEGWNLLKTATVDTAKLQTYFGVAKLDDLNSFKVFSKQTDLLVTQVQDLLYQNLSDSEITAGLNAQFFINKGLTKPIVVGNTDSVNTIDNLTPTALDQINRYLRLTLLSEWSFDDLDWALHVLNNGTPEINESILQLVPKLQQLVTRMNSDVATVSTYLFDLKTYGMGNDPAQSTAPFDIVFNTGQTTLYHPKNSATVAYPLNKTYLDTPLSWEYASDSGNNPDNAVRVASALGISQNDLQLLVFALYESTPTIVLNVPTISALSRHVRLAGYFKLSIQDYLSFLSLSGKVQLVFTIDDLTALIDNKETLATVARLTLEDLNYTVNAVVSPTVNILYYPDKSEAWLKTLPILIPASDSENDQLIKLYEQVGAFFGIPSSLAQSVLALTVTNPLSIFLNPDTTNAIKALSLISRWLVWVEKTGVSQDLLDNIAVSKAAYGITDTTKLTFANSIVLLQFQFFTGIYNDVNNRFSDYMTAITSNKNDVAAAILSEATGWDKSIITALYALKYTNQVDRLYSMQAVITLLNKTGLNLDAFQGLLSLAGKGVADWDKFVAEENKLLTEIQARYNIGSDWNQLAVQIGGKTASAQRDALIGATIFALRSADETVYIQNTRDLHDYLLIDVDMSDVAQISYIKEALNAIQLYMNRCRSKLESGVVLLPIPEVWWEWMMNYRVWEANREIFLYPENYLDPAFRSSKTDLFKQLENDLKQNDITEGNVTSAYTKYLEGFAELAKLVYVDAYYCRVSDDTRDNQPTLFLFARTATNPYTYYYITRESEGTWSQWIKIDLAINAVQITPVYAFNKLFLFWVEQSVAIDKTPNTTTENIVKASINYTFYNFQNQWVPAQSLVKDYIIDVSPSAYRTANNKLFPDNFFDPNSLWWNKVYPLKIQQDSFWEITNGGNRFEQLVIAFGPMIDTTVQYPQPANNPPNDSNPAVQVFENQLFETGQNYNYVYNLGYKGQLPLFKPIVLNDSLDSSYLVNPDEILFFEKDSDKSNHLFTPQIDATSGQMNLISTSRTIYDNDIAGQIITPAIPTPQTSLTDSSFISTDAGINAAGSKTVYNTLVDYGYIDSSGMLGRSDYAEMRTDVMSIFEGDPGQLKKTQFVMGVVNRGSGSRWLSQNVRNKNYGLFTIKNAVGTFVFYGDKEAFLMEDPDKDPVFISDLLFNGDTMFLETSFLSSGAGIDATGSSQIYNNLIDYGYFTADGQLERGTTINDLTKALNEMLEGQPNKTDKVDSVLDILTNQPLFYNTDFISDSAGINSSGSKNIFDQLMQAGYLDKNGRLMTDIDFNELTGVLYDILKGQPDIDKKVRFVVQVLYQAEYPSSIGFFRSLNTTPYACEYNFKAIRLTTGAIHNLSARIFSGGVDKLLSLESQLIPVDPELPFNRFGFEEPYVIAPEAPDGGQVDFNGAYELYYWELFFHAPMYIANLLKTNQVFDQAEKWYKYIYDPTAAPYLVEADSFVCVTIGVTDSSRIYRVLLDNKWIDSEGYVSSKFTAKTNLNSILSFLQPVQIQSVKNVLLNHQVARDICRVWQFNPFRNHTVASLLENITNAKQIAAYNQYPFDPHAIARLRIGAYEKTMVMQYIDNLIKWGDWYFSQYTWESNTMANMLYIYAYNLLGPKPEDLGPCKAEDPANFNDIVAQYGDNIPQFKITLEDHVGSGSSGLNFQPYNDIDAYFCVPENDKLEQYWDTVIDRLYKINNSLNINGIPQPLQLFEPPIDPGLLARAAASGGNPLSIMTNNAAIPAYRFEYLIDRVKNFASTLSQLGSGLLSALERKDDSALAKLQATQQNVLLNLNTMIKEQEIEEAKQNIAGLQQNLLSAQNREQFYQQQYDENLSPLEIASLSLQGAAIYPESVSIGINGISIAGYLVPNIFGFADGGMKFGDAINAGAQIAQTTSSILNQSAGIIATTAQYNRRRDDWKLQQQTATYDVAQIQDQINSANAQLLINQQNLVIHKKTIDQENAYEQFLTTRFTNMDLYSWMISRLSTIYFQSYQLTLGMALAAQSAYQNEMNSTEQFIQFDYWDTLHKGLLSGEALLLSLQQMERSYVLKNTRTFEIEKTISLLQLDPLQFMEFKTGLHSGVKGTLRFKLSEQLFDFDFPGQYLRKIKTISVSIPAVVGPYQNINAVLRQTKNYTVMEPKINAVKYVMDPVNNPDPGNVRVDWIPNQKIALSKGMDDNGLFVLNFNDSMYLPFEGTGAVSEWELNLPPETNHFDFNSISDIIVKISYTAYEDMGQFATDVKNQLQSQNPPYPYQVAKQIVLQQAFSANWYQFMHPQPNPVTQSMVFSLTDAIVLPNLKKVALQSVTVVVQTQNNTTVSDKQAGSFLTLKQSDKSDVSIPITNNVGTVALSGPFEAETAELLFTIANTPDELLTADKKQLDPNRLTGLLIIINYTSNVFAKQ, from the coding sequence ATGAAAACAAAACAATTGATTCATAAATTTTATGAAGCAAATCCGGACATAGATTTGCTAAGGGCCAATCTTCATCTGGAAGATACCTTAGCCTCCATAAAGATACCCAAAACCAAATCGCGTGCTGCCGCAACCGACATGGTAGAACAGCTCAAACAAATAGCCCGGGTGGTACGGTTACATCCGGAAGCGCAAATGGGCAACAAATTAACGGCTGATGCGATTGTTACTCTATACGAAAAATTCGATGGATTAAACTCGGCTCACGACATTGCCCGACAAAGCGGAGAAGTGTTTGTAAAACAATATACCGATGCTTTTGGCTGCCCCGAAGTAGCATCGGAGATCTACCAGAGAGCAACCGAAGTAACCAATAATGTGGCCAATCTTACCAATGCAATTTTAAATATGTCGACGCCGCTTTCTAAAGCGATATCGACTTCATCTGTCAGTGAAGAGGTAACCGGGTATTTTACCGGATTGGTAGGCTACCAGGAACTGTTTGGAAGTCTAAACTATTGCGATTGTCCGGAATGTAAATCCGTACTGGGACCAGCAGCCTATTTTGCCGATCTGATGCGTATTGTACAAAAATACATTACCGAACCCAATACCACTACAATACCACATGCAAGTACATTGGCTGTAAGACGTCCTGATTTGGGAACGATACCGCTAACCTGCGAAAAAACAAATACCATCGTCCCGTATTTACAAATCATCATTGAGCGTTTGGAACAAAGTCTGTCGACAAGTTGGAAAATTGCGGGTACGACCGATTTGTACAAACAGCTTGCCGCGACGTACTATCCGTTTAACTTACCATTCCTGCAACCGTTAAGCAGTATACGGATTTATCTTAAGGAACTAAAAACAACACTGGCCGAGGTATTTGCCTGCCAACAGTTAACTGGACCGCAATTGGCTGCCGAACAATTGCAAACAACCCTCGAAGGTTGGAATTTGCTTAAAACGGCAACGGTAGATACCGCGAAATTACAAACCTATTTTGGGGTTGCGAAACTGGACGATCTTAATAGCTTTAAAGTCTTTTCTAAACAAACCGATTTACTGGTAACGCAAGTCCAGGATTTACTATACCAAAATTTATCTGATTCCGAAATTACAGCCGGACTAAATGCCCAGTTCTTTATCAATAAGGGGTTAACCAAACCTATTGTAGTGGGGAATACCGATTCGGTAAATACCATCGATAACCTGACACCAACGGCTCTGGATCAGATTAATCGTTATTTGCGCCTTACGTTGCTTAGCGAATGGTCGTTTGATGATCTAGACTGGGCTTTACATGTTTTGAATAACGGAACACCGGAAATTAATGAAAGCATATTACAACTGGTACCAAAATTACAACAACTGGTTACCCGAATGAATAGCGATGTCGCTACGGTAAGTACCTATTTGTTTGATTTGAAAACTTACGGAATGGGAAACGATCCGGCACAGTCGACAGCACCGTTTGATATCGTATTTAATACCGGACAAACCACTTTATACCATCCTAAAAATAGTGCAACGGTAGCCTATCCGCTTAATAAAACCTATCTGGATACGCCGCTAAGTTGGGAATATGCTTCCGATAGCGGAAACAATCCGGACAATGCGGTTCGTGTCGCTTCGGCTTTGGGCATTTCGCAAAACGATTTGCAGTTGCTGGTTTTCGCTTTATATGAAAGTACACCAACCATTGTGTTAAATGTACCAACCATTTCGGCCTTATCGCGCCATGTACGCCTGGCAGGATATTTTAAATTAAGCATCCAAGATTACCTGAGCTTTTTGAGTTTATCCGGAAAAGTACAACTGGTTTTTACAATCGATGATCTGACGGCACTCATTGACAACAAAGAAACACTGGCTACAGTGGCCCGATTAACGTTAGAGGATCTCAATTATACGGTAAATGCGGTTGTATCGCCAACCGTTAACATTTTATACTATCCTGATAAAAGTGAAGCATGGCTTAAAACACTACCGATACTTATTCCGGCATCCGATTCTGAAAACGATCAATTGATCAAACTTTACGAACAGGTTGGTGCGTTCTTCGGTATTCCATCCTCATTGGCGCAATCGGTTTTGGCACTTACTGTTACCAATCCACTTTCGATATTCCTGAATCCTGATACGACCAACGCGATAAAAGCATTAAGTCTAATTTCACGTTGGTTGGTATGGGTAGAAAAAACGGGAGTCAGTCAGGATTTACTCGATAACATTGCTGTCAGTAAAGCGGCTTATGGCATTACTGATACCACAAAACTAACGTTTGCAAATAGCATTGTCTTACTTCAGTTCCAGTTTTTTACAGGTATTTATAATGATGTAAACAATCGGTTTTCAGACTACATGACGGCGATTACCAGCAATAAAAATGATGTTGCCGCAGCCATTTTGTCGGAAGCAACCGGATGGGATAAATCGATTATCACAGCATTGTATGCCTTAAAATATACCAATCAGGTCGATCGCCTGTACAGCATGCAGGCCGTTATTACGTTGCTTAATAAAACAGGTTTAAATCTGGATGCTTTTCAGGGGTTACTTAGTCTGGCCGGAAAAGGTGTTGCCGACTGGGATAAATTTGTAGCAGAGGAAAACAAATTATTAACCGAGATTCAGGCACGATATAATATAGGAAGCGACTGGAATCAGCTGGCCGTACAAATTGGCGGTAAAACCGCATCAGCCCAAAGAGACGCTCTGATAGGAGCGACTATCTTTGCCCTGCGCTCGGCCGATGAGACTGTCTACATCCAGAATACACGAGATTTACACGACTATTTGCTTATTGATGTGGATATGTCGGATGTAGCACAAATTTCCTATATCAAAGAAGCACTTAATGCTATTCAGTTATATATGAACCGTTGTCGTTCGAAACTGGAATCCGGGGTGGTACTTTTACCGATCCCTGAAGTTTGGTGGGAATGGATGATGAATTATCGGGTATGGGAAGCCAACCGCGAAATTTTCCTCTATCCTGAAAATTATCTCGATCCGGCTTTCCGTAGCTCCAAAACCGATCTGTTTAAACAATTGGAAAACGACCTAAAGCAAAACGATATTACTGAAGGCAATGTAACATCGGCGTATACGAAATACCTAGAAGGCTTTGCAGAACTGGCAAAACTGGTTTATGTAGATGCCTATTATTGTAGGGTTTCTGACGATACCCGCGATAATCAGCCGACCTTATTTTTGTTTGCGCGCACCGCTACCAATCCGTATACCTATTACTATATCACAAGGGAGAGCGAAGGTACCTGGTCGCAATGGATTAAAATTGATCTGGCCATTAATGCCGTACAAATTACACCGGTTTATGCCTTTAATAAGTTGTTCCTATTTTGGGTAGAACAAAGTGTTGCGATCGATAAAACACCGAATACCACTACCGAAAACATTGTGAAGGCCTCGATAAACTATACGTTTTATAATTTCCAGAATCAATGGGTACCGGCACAATCACTGGTAAAAGACTATATTATAGATGTTAGTCCAAGTGCTTACAGAACAGCAAATAATAAACTTTTTCCAGACAATTTCTTCGATCCCAATAGTCTTTGGTGGAATAAAGTATATCCGCTCAAAATACAACAGGATAGCTTCTGGGAAATTACGAATGGTGGTAATCGATTTGAACAATTAGTGATTGCCTTCGGCCCGATGATTGATACTACGGTGCAATATCCGCAACCGGCCAATAATCCACCGAATGATTCTAATCCGGCAGTTCAGGTTTTTGAAAATCAATTGTTTGAAACAGGGCAAAACTATAATTATGTCTATAACCTGGGTTATAAAGGGCAGTTGCCGTTGTTTAAGCCGATTGTTTTAAACGATAGTCTGGATAGCAGTTATTTGGTAAACCCCGACGAAATCCTGTTTTTCGAAAAAGACAGCGATAAGAGTAACCATCTGTTTACTCCACAAATCGACGCAACATCGGGACAAATGAACCTGATTAGTACTTCCCGTACGATTTATGATAATGATATTGCGGGACAGATTATTACTCCTGCCATTCCAACACCACAAACTTCCTTAACGGACAGTTCTTTTATTTCGACCGATGCCGGTATTAATGCGGCCGGTTCTAAAACGGTTTATAATACGTTGGTAGACTATGGTTATATCGATAGTAGCGGTATGCTGGGACGTTCTGATTATGCGGAAATGCGCACCGACGTGATGAGCATTTTTGAAGGCGATCCTGGTCAGCTTAAAAAGACACAGTTTGTAATGGGAGTCGTAAACAGGGGCAGTGGTTCCCGCTGGTTATCCCAAAACGTACGGAATAAAAATTACGGATTGTTTACGATTAAAAACGCCGTAGGAACCTTTGTTTTTTATGGTGATAAAGAAGCATTTTTAATGGAAGATCCGGATAAAGATCCGGTATTTATTTCCGATTTGCTGTTTAATGGCGATACTATGTTTTTGGAAACATCGTTCCTTTCCTCGGGCGCCGGTATCGATGCCACGGGATCCAGCCAGATTTATAATAATCTGATTGATTACGGGTATTTTACAGCCGACGGACAACTGGAACGAGGTACAACAATTAACGATTTGACTAAGGCGCTCAATGAGATGCTGGAAGGACAACCGAATAAAACCGATAAGGTCGATTCGGTTCTGGATATATTAACCAATCAACCGCTGTTTTATAATACTGATTTTATTTCTGACAGTGCCGGGATTAATTCCAGTGGTTCTAAAAATATTTTTGATCAGCTTATGCAGGCCGGATATCTCGATAAAAACGGCCGTTTAATGACGGATATTGATTTTAATGAATTAACCGGTGTGCTTTACGATATTCTGAAAGGGCAACCGGATATTGATAAAAAAGTACGTTTTGTGGTACAGGTGTTATATCAGGCAGAATACCCATCGTCTATCGGATTCTTCCGAAGTTTGAACACCACTCCTTATGCGTGCGAATATAATTTTAAAGCGATACGTCTTACCACAGGAGCGATTCATAACCTTAGTGCCCGTATATTTTCCGGTGGTGTTGACAAACTGTTGTCACTCGAAAGTCAATTGATCCCGGTGGATCCGGAATTGCCTTTTAACAGGTTTGGTTTTGAAGAACCGTATGTTATCGCTCCTGAAGCTCCCGATGGCGGACAGGTCGATTTTAACGGGGCGTATGAATTGTATTATTGGGAATTGTTTTTCCACGCTCCCATGTATATTGCCAATTTACTAAAGACAAATCAGGTATTTGATCAGGCTGAAAAATGGTACAAATATATTTACGATCCAACGGCGGCTCCTTATCTGGTAGAGGCAGATTCTTTTGTGTGTGTCACGATAGGAGTTACTGATTCGAGTCGTATTTACCGCGTTTTACTGGACAACAAATGGATTGATAGCGAAGGATATGTGAGCAGTAAATTTACAGCCAAAACAAATCTGAATTCGATTCTTTCTTTCCTTCAGCCGGTACAAATTCAATCGGTAAAAAATGTATTGCTCAACCATCAGGTAGCGCGTGATATTTGCCGCGTATGGCAGTTTAATCCTTTCCGGAACCATACGGTAGCTTCGTTGCTCGAAAATATTACGAACGCCAAACAAATTGCGGCTTACAATCAATATCCGTTCGATCCGCATGCTATTGCCCGTTTGCGTATTGGCGCCTACGAAAAAACAATGGTAATGCAATATATCGATAACCTGATTAAATGGGGCGACTGGTATTTTTCGCAGTATACCTGGGAGAGTAATACCATGGCGAATATGTTGTACATCTACGCTTATAATTTACTGGGGCCAAAACCGGAAGACCTTGGACCGTGTAAGGCCGAGGATCCGGCGAATTTTAACGACATTGTGGCTCAATACGGCGATAATATACCGCAGTTTAAAATTACCCTCGAAGATCATGTTGGAAGTGGTTCCAGTGGATTAAATTTCCAACCTTATAATGATATTGATGCTTATTTCTGCGTACCGGAAAATGACAAACTCGAACAATACTGGGATACTGTTATCGATCGACTTTATAAAATAAACAACAGCTTAAATATTAATGGAATACCACAACCATTGCAATTATTCGAACCGCCTATCGATCCTGGCTTATTGGCCCGTGCTGCGGCAAGCGGCGGTAATCCGTTAAGCATTATGACGAACAATGCGGCTATTCCGGCTTATCGCTTTGAGTATCTTATCGATCGGGTAAAAAATTTCGCTTCTACATTAAGTCAGTTGGGATCCGGTTTATTAAGTGCACTGGAACGTAAAGACGATTCAGCACTGGCCAAACTACAGGCCACACAGCAAAATGTGCTGCTTAATCTTAACACAATGATTAAAGAACAGGAGATCGAAGAGGCCAAACAAAACATTGCCGGTTTGCAACAAAATTTGTTAAGTGCTCAAAATCGTGAACAATTTTACCAACAGCAGTACGACGAAAACCTTAGCCCTCTTGAAATCGCCAGCCTTTCGTTACAAGGTGCTGCCATTTATCCGGAATCGGTTTCAATTGGAATTAACGGAATTTCGATTGCCGGTTATCTGGTGCCGAATATCTTTGGTTTTGCCGATGGAGGGATGAAGTTTGGAGATGCCATTAATGCGGGCGCTCAGATTGCACAAACGACTTCGTCTATTTTAAACCAAAGTGCCGGAATTATTGCAACGACTGCTCAGTATAACAGACGACGTGACGATTGGAAGCTGCAACAGCAAACAGCGACCTATGATGTGGCTCAAATTCAGGATCAGATTAATTCGGCTAATGCGCAATTACTGATCAACCAGCAGAATCTGGTGATTCATAAAAAAACAATTGATCAGGAAAATGCCTATGAACAATTCCTGACGACCCGTTTTACGAATATGGATTTATATTCGTGGATGATCAGCCGATTGTCAACCATTTATTTCCAATCGTATCAGCTTACGCTGGGAATGGCGCTGGCAGCACAATCGGCTTATCAGAATGAGATGAACAGTACCGAACAGTTTATTCAGTTCGATTATTGGGATACTCTTCACAAAGGATTGTTGTCGGGCGAAGCTTTATTATTATCGTTACAGCAAATGGAACGCAGTTATGTGTTGAAAAACACGCGTACTTTCGAAATTGAGAAAACGATTTCCTTGCTACAACTGGATCCGTTACAGTTTATGGAATTTAAAACAGGACTTCATTCGGGAGTAAAAGGAACGCTTCGTTTTAAACTTTCGGAACAGTTGTTCGATTTTGATTTCCCGGGACAGTATCTGCGTAAAATCAAAACCATCTCGGTATCGATTCCTGCTGTGGTAGGGCCTTACCAAAATATTAATGCGGTATTGCGACAAACCAAAAATTATACCGTGATGGAACCTAAAATCAATGCTGTTAAATATGTTATGGATCCGGTTAATAATCCCGATCCGGGTAATGTACGTGTAGACTGGATTCCAAACCAGAAAATCGCACTTTCCAAAGGTATGGACGATAATGGTTTGTTTGTGCTCAACTTTAACGATAGCATGTACCTGCCGTTTGAAGGAACCGGTGCTGTTTCGGAATGGGAATTAAACCTGCCGCCGGAAACCAATCATTTCGATTTTAATTCAATATCCGACATTATCGTAAAAATCAGCTATACAGCTTACGAAGATATGGGACAGTTTGCCACCGATGTAAAAAATCAGCTGCAATCCCAGAATCCACCGTATCCGTATCAGGTAGCCAAGCAAATTGTATTGCAACAGGCTTTTAGTGCTAACTGGTATCAGTTTATGCATCCGCAACCGAATCCGGTAACGCAATCGATGGTGTTTAGTTTAACCGATGCTATTGTGCTGCCAAACCTTAAAAAGGTAGCACTACAATCAGTAACAGTGGTGGTGCAAACTCAAAATAATACAACGGTTTCCGATAAACAGGCAGGTAGTTTCTTAACCTTAAAACAATCGGATAAAAGTGATGTGAGCATTCCGATAACGAATAATGTAGGAACGGTTGCACTTAGCGGGCCTTTTGAGGCAGAAACAGCAGAACTTCTATTTACGATCGCCAATACACCGGATGAATTGCTTACGGCCGATAAGAAACAACTTGATCCAAACAGATTAACCGGACTGCTCATTATTATTAACTATACGTCTAACGTATTTGCAAAACAATAA
- a CDS encoding Hint domain-containing protein encodes MAWEECVTSIRANLDPNAKEVNQVIWTGPKAQVTEDNLETDSFSASKPFALICPDRHCQDYGDFSPQAHALCNCKDVNGNPIPDCVPKNVLYPYPSGVCLNIDNPSDYSTKRGRACTKQGDSYYALTCFCCCSCYANGTKIAVPTGFKTIEYFQTGDEVLTASLATGSLKWNTGKVAYSMGTGPDGHQSAMVYMHYGDDDRQIIVTPDQLFLMSTGKLKRSDRLVPGVDELVNEWGEAVPIHEISIGEYIGGVHHISTAAAFDGVIDGHLLLSEGVVSGDFTLQANSGQLIDMGAMEDHKELPKIGSEEYEKKYSQLSKEYYGVMHITALSDGKREKVQRPQKFYLHGERSITVPNTAAAYLDDAQAADVYNNAPRWSFEDIGMNSSLIKYVLRLFKGFFPEINFYYDQSNVTPNAYAFVLMDMQYVVLTGGLTRLKGMDQEGLSFVLAHMISTLQKSNPIGANGWTSVAMADYYSIGFLMDVYFGKNFGTMYNPGIKQLDTSLFKYISPENQTYTNDPYQPTVDTRFDALDAGKAMDFPPDGIGGPTAGGLKVVDVKAFPPMVGAFSFVNQDIDEAASEDAFHLLVENKVVTVDGEVSPDFTVNTDLNFLFPDVSDENQRSMMIEQVRSSLIHAMGLIQLEFNDLVNPASASSYHDFTLDPDARIGSVVAKTNIPVVEIAAEIKRGVKYTLTASTNVRSFNGSTIDLQQRSISFEI; translated from the coding sequence ATGGCATGGGAAGAATGCGTAACATCAATTAGGGCGAACCTTGACCCTAACGCAAAAGAAGTAAATCAGGTAATCTGGACAGGGCCAAAGGCACAGGTTACAGAAGACAATCTGGAAACCGACAGTTTTTCGGCGAGTAAGCCGTTTGCCTTGATTTGTCCAGACCGTCACTGTCAGGATTACGGCGATTTTTCGCCTCAGGCACACGCTTTATGTAACTGTAAAGACGTGAACGGAAACCCAATTCCGGATTGTGTTCCTAAAAATGTATTATATCCTTATCCGAGTGGTGTTTGTCTGAACATCGACAATCCATCGGATTATAGTACCAAACGGGGACGGGCTTGTACTAAGCAAGGCGATAGCTATTATGCATTAACGTGTTTCTGTTGTTGTTCGTGTTATGCGAACGGTACCAAAATTGCTGTTCCGACGGGATTCAAAACGATTGAGTATTTTCAGACGGGAGATGAAGTATTAACGGCATCACTGGCAACAGGATCATTGAAATGGAATACCGGAAAAGTGGCGTATAGTATGGGTACCGGGCCAGACGGACACCAGTCGGCCATGGTATATATGCACTATGGTGACGACGATCGTCAGATTATTGTAACTCCGGATCAGTTGTTTTTAATGAGTACCGGAAAATTAAAACGTAGTGATCGGTTGGTTCCGGGTGTGGACGAATTGGTAAATGAGTGGGGCGAGGCGGTACCGATTCACGAAATCAGTATCGGAGAATATATAGGTGGGGTACACCATATTTCTACTGCTGCTGCTTTCGATGGGGTTATAGACGGACACTTGTTATTGTCGGAAGGTGTTGTTTCGGGCGATTTTACCTTACAGGCCAATTCGGGCCAACTTATCGATATGGGTGCAATGGAAGATCATAAAGAATTGCCTAAAATCGGTTCGGAAGAATACGAAAAAAAGTATTCGCAATTATCGAAAGAATACTATGGTGTAATGCATATTACGGCATTAAGCGACGGAAAAAGAGAAAAAGTACAACGTCCGCAAAAATTCTATCTGCATGGCGAACGTTCGATCACTGTTCCGAATACAGCAGCAGCATATCTGGATGATGCTCAGGCAGCGGACGTGTACAATAATGCACCGCGTTGGAGTTTTGAAGATATTGGAATGAACAGCTCGCTAATAAAATATGTATTGCGTTTGTTTAAAGGGTTTTTCCCGGAAATCAATTTCTATTATGATCAGTCAAACGTAACGCCTAATGCATATGCTTTTGTGCTGATGGATATGCAATACGTGGTGTTAACGGGTGGTTTAACACGTTTAAAAGGAATGGATCAGGAAGGATTATCGTTTGTATTGGCGCATATGATTTCGACACTTCAAAAATCAAATCCGATTGGGGCTAATGGCTGGACTTCTGTGGCTATGGCTGATTATTACAGTATAGGCTTCCTAATGGATGTTTATTTCGGGAAAAATTTCGGAACCATGTACAATCCTGGAATTAAACAATTGGATACTTCGTTGTTTAAATATATTTCGCCCGAAAATCAGACGTATACAAACGATCCGTATCAGCCTACAGTAGATACACGTTTCGATGCACTGGATGCAGGTAAAGCAATGGATTTCCCACCTGATGGAATTGGTGGTCCAACAGCCGGTGGATTGAAAGTTGTAGATGTTAAAGCATTCCCGCCGATGGTAGGGGCGTTTAGTTTTGTGAATCAGGATATTGATGAAGCAGCATCGGAAGACGCATTCCATTTGTTGGTAGAAAACAAAGTGGTGACTGTTGATGGTGAGGTTTCTCCGGACTTTACAGTGAATACCGACCTAAACTTTTTATTCCCTGATGTTTCGGATGAAAATCAACGCAGCATGATGATCGAACAGGTTCGCAGTAGTCTGATTCACGCGATGGGACTTATCCAATTGGAATTTAACGATCTTGTCAATCCGGCTTCGGCTTCCAGCTACCACGATTTTACACTCGATCCTGATGCCCGTATCGGTAGTGTTGTGGCTAAAACCAATATTCCTGTAGTTGAAATTGCTGCCGAAATTAAACGTGGTGTTAAATATACGTTGACTGCATCAACGAATGTCCGTTCGTTTAACGGATCAACAATTGATTTACAACAACGATCTATTTCTTTTGAAATCTAA
- a CDS encoding ISAon1 family transposase N-terminal region protein encodes MLSDHDLLKLLLPEFLVEHFDILKAETHDAELHIYFEERNSIPHEFKERRFESKGFLPEIIVDDYPLRGKIVKLHVKRRRWTDKSSGEILQRDWQLVAKGTRMTKDLAGFLKKN; translated from the coding sequence ATGTTAAGCGATCACGACCTTCTTAAATTATTACTTCCGGAATTTTTAGTAGAGCACTTTGATATCCTCAAAGCAGAAACTCATGATGCAGAACTTCATATTTATTTTGAAGAAAGAAACAGTATTCCCCATGAATTTAAAGAAAGGAGATTTGAATCCAAGGGCTTTTTACCTGAAATCATTGTAGATGATTATCCATTACGGGGTAAAATCGTAAAGCTCCATGTGAAAAGAAGAAGATGGACAGATAAATCCTCCGGTGAGATCCTTCAGAGAGACTGGCAGCTTGTAGCGAAAGGCACACGCATGACAAAGGATTTAGCAGGCTTCTTAAAAAAAAATTAG